One genomic region from Nocardia vinacea encodes:
- a CDS encoding helix-turn-helix transcriptional regulator translates to MRWNLRLAAANRGIWQASQMQRLLAEHGLVISAGKMSHLWSGQPASIKLADLDVVCVVLGCDIGELLIPEPDSVSRPDSGSDNDVQAAAQQSRPRVVPRRRDGRSMPPT, encoded by the coding sequence ATGCGCTGGAATCTGCGCCTGGCCGCGGCCAACCGCGGTATCTGGCAAGCCTCGCAGATGCAACGCCTGCTGGCCGAGCACGGCCTGGTCATCTCCGCCGGCAAGATGTCGCACCTGTGGTCGGGCCAGCCCGCCTCGATCAAGCTCGCCGATCTGGACGTGGTCTGCGTCGTGCTGGGTTGTGACATCGGCGAACTGCTGATCCCGGAACCGGACTCGGTGTCGCGTCCCGACTCCGGCAGCGACAACGACGTGCAGGCTGCGGCACAACAATCTCGCCCCAGGGTGGTGCCCCGCCGCCGGGACGGGCGTTCGATGCCGCCGACCTGA
- a CDS encoding integrase yields MTDLPRTYRRGRVDLRSDAAPDNPWLAWALHLSWTMAEAHGFPHEQRRALDRNLVMLLATHADGDLVRVSQFHRLICRQGGGALVHVIDILSMMGILLDDRPTVFDSWLDAKLDGLAPAIAHQAERWVRTLHEGGPRQHRRTPATAMAYFNGVRPALQAWSASHDHLREITRDEVLAYLADLHGEPRMLALGGLRSLFIWAKRNGVVFQNPCARIRHTPRVRRIWQPLSDDEMTAALRAADTPPSRLCVALAAIYGARPGQIRALLLDDVDLGNRRITIGGRNLPIDEITATVLRQWLDHRRSRWPRTANPHLLISKETGLRTGPVSTAFLPNLRGLTATLERLRIDRKLEEAINCGADPLHLSVMFAISDTNAIRWATNARQLLTDPHTAGPPGSTPTRAPTLPDAGGAHSGSL; encoded by the coding sequence TTGACAGACCTGCCCCGCACCTATCGGCGTGGCCGTGTCGACCTGAGATCGGATGCCGCGCCGGACAATCCGTGGCTGGCCTGGGCCCTGCACCTGTCCTGGACAATGGCCGAGGCACACGGCTTCCCCCATGAACAGCGCCGAGCACTCGATCGGAACCTGGTCATGCTGTTGGCCACGCACGCCGACGGCGACCTCGTGCGGGTCTCGCAGTTCCACCGGCTGATCTGCCGTCAGGGTGGCGGCGCGCTCGTCCACGTCATCGACATCTTGTCGATGATGGGGATCCTCCTCGACGACCGACCCACGGTGTTCGATAGCTGGCTCGACGCCAAACTCGACGGCCTCGCCCCGGCGATCGCCCACCAGGCCGAACGCTGGGTTCGCACCCTGCACGAAGGCGGGCCCCGCCAGCACCGCCGCACACCCGCGACCGCGATGGCCTACTTCAACGGGGTCCGACCCGCGCTGCAAGCTTGGTCGGCCAGCCACGATCACCTGCGCGAGATCACCCGTGACGAGGTCCTCGCCTATCTCGCCGATCTGCACGGCGAGCCGAGGATGCTCGCGTTGGGAGGGTTGCGGTCGCTGTTCATCTGGGCCAAACGCAACGGCGTGGTCTTCCAGAACCCCTGCGCCCGCATCCGGCACACACCACGAGTCCGACGGATCTGGCAACCACTGTCCGACGACGAGATGACTGCCGCGCTGCGCGCCGCCGACACCCCACCCTCGCGTCTGTGTGTCGCCCTGGCCGCCATCTACGGCGCCCGGCCCGGACAGATCCGGGCCCTGCTGCTCGACGATGTGGACTTGGGCAACCGGCGCATCACCATCGGCGGCCGCAACCTCCCGATCGACGAGATCACCGCCACGGTACTGCGCCAATGGCTCGACCACCGGCGCAGCCGCTGGCCACGCACCGCGAACCCGCACCTGCTCATCAGCAAGGAAACCGGACTGCGCACCGGACCGGTCAGCACCGCGTTCCTGCCGAACCTGCGCGGCCTGACAGCGACCCTGGAACGACTGCGCATCGACCGCAAACTCGAGGAAGCCATCAACTGCGGCGCGGACCCACTGCATCTGTCGGTGATGTTCGCGATCTCCGACACCAACGCGATCCGGTGGGCCACCAACGCCAGGCAACTGCTGACCGACCCTCACACCGCCGGCCCGCCAGGTTCCACACCAACCCGAGCACCCACCCTCCCGGATGCCGGTGGAGCGCACTCGGGTTCCCTCTGA
- a CDS encoding SCO6880 family protein gives MTTRMYGRWERPRSAGFFGLTWGVSMLGLGLIIMVMVGFMITRSLSMAASLVVASALVFTPLAITRNGRTGWEIAVLRIQFAAAAARGEHVYQAGRFSKIPGVAKLPGLLADSRLSEYETAGGKRFAMIHIRRSDHYAVVLRVIPRGKELVDQTQIDAWVEGYGQFLATQSRGGEVVAVTAVLDNVVETRLRQAWEVARLVRPDAPAYAKAVMREAAADVGGVGVRIEARIAITYRAIGKGRIRRDEAEQAREIGQRLQGVLSQLARAGLPATPLQAWEVLGLVRTRYDLASQRDVEAAGVEIIRTQSWDSVGPLAHRDRWDHYLHDGACSITWEMDAAPRGAVMETVLEELLRPRADVPRKRVAIVYRLHSAAEATTLVDSDFRDAVAAEQTERGIASASARIRVGNTQAAREEQARGAGLTRFGVLVTVTDHLDGDLPGIEASVKAMAAASRLGVRRCYGTQAAAFAASLGIGLILPEHTSISNRVSN, from the coding sequence ATGACCACACGCATGTATGGCCGTTGGGAACGCCCTCGCTCGGCCGGGTTCTTCGGGTTGACCTGGGGTGTGTCCATGCTCGGGCTGGGCTTGATCATCATGGTGATGGTCGGGTTCATGATCACCCGGTCGCTGTCGATGGCGGCGAGCTTGGTCGTGGCCTCGGCACTGGTGTTCACGCCGCTGGCGATCACCCGTAACGGCCGCACCGGCTGGGAGATCGCCGTGCTGCGTATCCAGTTCGCCGCTGCCGCGGCCCGCGGTGAGCACGTCTACCAGGCCGGCCGGTTCTCCAAAATCCCGGGAGTCGCGAAACTTCCTGGGTTGCTGGCGGATTCGCGGCTCTCGGAGTACGAGACGGCGGGTGGGAAACGCTTCGCGATGATCCATATCCGCCGCAGCGATCACTACGCTGTCGTGCTGCGGGTGATCCCACGTGGCAAAGAGTTGGTCGACCAAACTCAGATCGACGCCTGGGTCGAAGGATATGGCCAGTTCCTGGCGACGCAGAGTCGCGGTGGGGAAGTTGTCGCGGTGACCGCGGTGTTGGACAACGTGGTCGAGACCCGGCTCAGGCAGGCATGGGAGGTCGCCCGCCTGGTGCGCCCGGATGCCCCGGCTTATGCGAAGGCGGTGATGCGGGAAGCCGCCGCCGATGTCGGTGGGGTCGGGGTGCGGATCGAGGCGCGGATCGCGATCACCTACCGCGCGATCGGTAAGGGCCGTATCCGTCGTGATGAGGCCGAGCAGGCCCGCGAGATCGGGCAACGCCTGCAAGGAGTCCTGTCCCAGCTGGCCCGTGCGGGGCTTCCGGCGACACCGTTGCAGGCGTGGGAGGTCCTCGGGTTGGTGCGCACCCGCTACGACCTTGCCTCCCAACGTGATGTCGAAGCCGCCGGTGTCGAGATTATCCGTACACAGTCGTGGGATTCGGTCGGGCCACTGGCGCATAGGGACCGCTGGGATCACTACCTACACGACGGCGCCTGCTCGATCACCTGGGAAATGGACGCCGCCCCACGCGGGGCGGTCATGGAAACTGTGCTCGAGGAGTTACTGCGCCCGCGCGCCGACGTGCCGCGCAAGCGGGTGGCGATCGTGTACCGGTTGCATTCGGCCGCCGAGGCAACCACGTTGGTCGACTCCGACTTTCGTGACGCGGTCGCGGCCGAGCAGACCGAACGCGGAATCGCCTCGGCTTCGGCGCGGATCCGGGTCGGCAATACCCAAGCCGCCCGAGAGGAGCAGGCGCGTGGGGCGGGGTTGACGCGGTTCGGGGTGCTGGTGACGGTCACCGATCACCTCGATGGGGACTTACCTGGGATCGAGGCGTCGGTGAAAGCGATGGCCGCTGCCTCCCGGTTAGGGGTGCGCCGCTGCTACGGCACACAAGCCGCCGCATTCGCCGCGAGCCTCGGGATCGGGTTGATCTTGCCGGAGCACACCTCCATCTCCAACCGGGTGTCGAATTGA